From a single Nitrospirota bacterium genomic region:
- a CDS encoding Fic family protein, with protein MKFDPDKPYNSLPPLPPESGFETKAILKRAIAANRALAELKGVGLTIPNQAMLLDSLILQEAKASSEIENIITTNDALFRAFTANTSQIDAATKEVLRYREALWGGYNTLKKRPVLSTNLFVRIVQTIKQNQAGIRKTPGTKVVNSTTGKVLYTPPEGESIIRDKLKNLEDFIHSEDDIDPLIKMALIHYQFEAIHPFPDGNGRTGRIINILFLVFRGLLDLPVLYLSKAIIERKSEYYRLLREVTEKGQWQRWILFMLEAVEETAGFTRERIIAIRNLMEETMEKARKELPRHVYSKELIELLFRQPYTKGKFLIEAGIAKRKTAAEYLKELEEIGTLKARKIGRETLYLNWRLYDLLAGK; from the coding sequence GATAAACCCTACAATAGCCTTCCGCCTTTGCCTCCTGAGTCGGGCTTTGAAACAAAAGCTATCCTTAAAAGAGCCATCGCCGCAAACCGTGCCCTTGCCGAGCTTAAGGGAGTCGGGCTGACGATACCCAACCAGGCTATGTTACTCGATTCACTGATTCTTCAGGAAGCAAAGGCAAGTTCTGAAATTGAAAACATCATCACAACCAATGATGCCTTGTTCCGGGCCTTTACCGCCAATACAAGTCAGATAGATGCTGCCACCAAAGAAGTGCTTCGTTACCGTGAAGCTCTCTGGGGGGGGTACAATACGCTGAAAAAGCGACCGGTGTTGTCTACAAATCTATTTGTCAGGATCGTTCAGACAATCAAGCAAAACCAGGCGGGCATCCGCAAAACGCCGGGGACAAAGGTTGTAAACAGCACCACCGGAAAGGTTCTCTACACACCACCTGAAGGTGAGTCGATCATCCGGGACAAGCTGAAGAATCTGGAGGATTTTATCCATTCTGAGGACGATATAGACCCTCTGATCAAAATGGCATTGATCCATTACCAGTTTGAAGCGATACATCCATTTCCCGATGGTAATGGCCGAACCGGCCGAATAATAAATATCCTGTTTCTGGTCTTTCGGGGGTTGCTTGATTTGCCGGTGCTTTATCTCAGTAAAGCAATAATCGAACGCAAAAGCGAATACTATCGCCTTCTTCGGGAGGTTACGGAAAAGGGTCAATGGCAACGGTGGATTCTCTTTATGCTCGAAGCAGTTGAAGAGACCGCCGGGTTTACCCGCGAGCGCATTATCGCCATCCGGAACCTGATGGAGGAGACTATGGAAAAAGCCCGTAAGGAACTCCCCCGCCATGTTTACTCCAAGGAGCTCATCGAGCTGCTTTTTCGTCAGCCATACACCAAGGGGAAGTTTCTGATAGAGGCGGGTATTGCCAAGAGAAAAACAGCTGCGGAATATCTCAAGGAGTTGGAGGAAATCGGGACTTTGAAAGCCCGTAAAATTGGCCGGGAAACCCTGTATCTGAACTGGCGGCTCTATGATCTGCTGGCAGGGAAATAG
- a CDS encoding helix-turn-helix transcriptional regulator produces the protein MIESPKTFPVLVREVRRQLGISQEELAHELGVSFATINRWENGKTTPFKLARAQFDAF, from the coding sequence ATGATCGAAAGTCCAAAGACATTTCCGGTATTGGTCAGGGAAGTCCGAAGGCAACTGGGGATCAGCCAGGAAGAGCTGGCCCATGAGCTGGGGGTGAGCTTTGCCACGATCAACCGCTGGGAAAACGGCAAGACCACGCCATTTAAGCTGGCCCGGGCGCAGTTTGACGCCTTT